One Rosa chinensis cultivar Old Blush chromosome 3, RchiOBHm-V2, whole genome shotgun sequence DNA window includes the following coding sequences:
- the LOC112191897 gene encoding putative disease resistance protein RGA3 — MLDDYGYELLRRKVELRNQMKKKVLNFFSLSNPLLFRVKMAHKIKKINTSLENLGKRASSFGFVDRPSIEAPSSYDTKIDRETCSQFKKDESNIVGRKDVAEDIVKALTNSNNSQENDLSVLAIVGMGGLGKTTSAKSVYHDDKIKQHFQEMMWVCVSIPFEVNSILKGILESLKPKHAAVQTLEAICKILKNELEGKKYLLVLDDVWNENSQKWDELINCLVNDTQGSSILVTTRSDKVAKMVETLPRCDLKKLSDDECWLILKDKAILVGGTSIAGDQEKIGREIAKKCGGVPLVAKVLGNVMRSKKCDEWQSILDSGIWDLPEEENRIQAILKLSFDELKSPSLKQCFAYCSMFIKDFKFEKDDLIQLWMAQGWLHPSSDQNNLEMEDMGNEYFNILLQNSLFQDVEQDGDIITCETHDLVHDLAKHVSKSKYLHSLFSNGAVLDNNSPGFKALRVLNLYKADIQELPDSIGKLRHLRYLNVMYTKIKAFPKSLGQLYNLQTFKMPSHLTEFPKQIANLINLRHIYFGIDMKVPAGALRRLTNLRSLPFVKMDKETGPQIEELGGLNHLKGTLSIYNLEHVRFKEEAEKANLVEKKHLRKLLLKWEHWNFSSAAKNDEGVLEFLRPHSNLEFLSIDGFMGVRFPSWLLLSNNLKEIALWDCKKCEGVPALGQLPNLVLVRMIKLKKLRCLGYEFYGYDHVSDDTKVLFPALKTLRIAYAKNLIEWMEVATERVMVFPCLEELNLESCRHLRSAPSHFPSLKKLVIDGMNSGGPIASILSNSLTTLTSLKIGRVSGLTCLPERLLKNNQILSYLEITDCEELTCIAPPQSQGFDYCCTSLQVLNILRCPKLTCVPVSLSLEALSIRGCHGLESIPFIPEHGGLPSLRQLEITDWPELSSLPDGLQYCTSLQQLHIETCPKITSIPIPSEGLPSLNRLCLRQCPELSSLPSGLGCCTSLAYLSIEECPKVTSIPIGSLSTTLRWLHVNNLEYFPILHGGFISLRHLEIEGCQSTQIDLQFCASLEVLTISDCPNLETVPSLDKLTSLRQLIIIHCSRLTCLPSGLAMASHTYSPVSSH; from the exons ATGTTGGATGACTATGGATATGAGCTTCTTCGACGAAAGGTGGAACTGCGAAACCAGATGAAGAAAAAGGTGCTAAACTTTTTTTCCCTCTCCAATCCCCTTCTTTTTCGTGTTAAAATGgcacataaaattaaaaaaatcaacaCATCTTTGGAGAATTTGGGTAAAAGGGCAAGTAGTTTTGGATTTGTTGATAGGCCTTCCATAGAGGCACCAAGCTCCTATGATACAAAAATTGATAGGGAAACCTGCTCTCAGTTCAAAAAAGATGAAAGCAATATCGTTGGAAGGAAAGATGTTGCGGAAGATATAGTGAAAGCCTTGACCAACTCAAACAACAGTCAGGAAAATGATCTTTCAGTTCTGGCCATTGTGGGAATGGGGGGACTTGGGAAGACCACTTCGGCTAAATCAGTATATCATGATGATAAGATAAAGCAACACTTCCAAGAAATGATGTGGGTTTGTGTGTCTATCCCTTTTGAAGTTAACTCGATTTTAAAGGGGATTTTGGAGTCTCTTAAACCTAAACATGCTGCAGTACAAACTTTAGAGGCAATATGTAAAATCCTCAAAAATGAGTTGGAAGGGAAAAAGTATCTTCTTGTGCTCGATGATGTTTGGAATGAAAATTCTCAAAAATGGGATGAATTGATCAATTGCTTGGTAAACGATACCCAAGGAAGCAGCATCCTTGTCACCACCCGTAGCGACAAAGTTGCAAAAATGGTGGAGACCCTTCCTAGGTGTGATTTGAAAAAACTATCAGATGATGAATGTTGGCTCATACTGAAAGACAAAGCAATTCTAGTTGGGGGTACTTCTATTGCTGGAGATCAAGAAAAAATAGGAAGGGAGATTGCTAAAAAGTGCGGAGGTGTACCATTAGTAGCAAAG GTGTTGGGAAATGTGATGCGTTCTAAAAAGTGTGATGAATGGCAATCAATTTTGGACAGTGGTATATGGGATTTACCGGAGGAAGAAAATAGAATACAGGCTATTTTGAAATTGAGTTTTGATGAACTGAAATCTCCATCATTGAAGCAATGTTTTGCATACTGCTCAATGTTCATCAAAGATTTCAAATTTGAGAAGGATGACTTGATCCAACTTTGGATGGCCCAAGGATGGCTGCACCCTTCTTCCGACCAAAATAATCTAGAGATGGAGGACATGGGTAACGAATACTTTAATATTCTATTACAAAACTCATTGTTTCAAGATGTGGAACAGGATGGTGATATAATCACATGCGAGACGCACGATCTTGTTCATGATCTTGCTAAACATGTTTCAAAGTCGAAGTACCTGCACTCCCTATTTTCAAATGGAGCAGTCCTTGACAACAACTCACCTGGATTTAAAGCTCTTCGTGTTTTGAATTTATACAAGGCAGACATTCAGGAGTTGCCAGATTCAATTGGAAAGTTGAGACACTTGAGGTATCTAAATGTCATGTATACAAAGATCAAAGCATTTCCCAAATCTTTGGGTCAGCTCTATAACCTTCAGACATTTAAAATGCCTTCTCACCTTACAGAGTTCCCGAAGCAAATTGCAAATTTGATCAACCTGCGGCATATTTACTTTGGTATAGATATGAAAGTTCCAGCTGGAGCATTGAGAAGATTGACTAATCTCCGATCATTACCTTTTGTAAAGATGGATAAGGAGACGGGTCCTCAGATTGAGGAATTAGGTGGCTTAAACCATTTGAAAGGCACCTTATCTATTTATAATCTGGAACATGTAAGATTTAAAGAAGAAGCAGAGAAAGCAAATTTAGTGGAGAAGAAACATCTACGCAAGTTATTACTTAAATGggagcattggaattttagcagCGCTGCTAAAAATGACGAAGGTGTACTTGAATTCCTGCGACCGCATTCTAATCTGGAATTTTTGAGCATTGATGGCTTCATGGGTGTTAGATTTCCATCATGGTTATTGCTATCCAACAACTTGAAAGAGATTGCATTATGGGATTGCAAAAAATGCGAAGGAGTGCCAGCACTTGGCCAGCTGCCCAATCTTGTACTTGTGAGGATGATCAAATTGAAGAAACTCAGGTGTTTGGGATATGAGTTTTATGGTTATGATCACGTTTCTGATGATACAAAGGTTTTGTTTCCTGCATTGAAAACATTACGTATTGCGTACGCGAAAAACCTAATTGAATGGATGGAAGTGGCAACAGAAAGAGTGATGGTGTTTCCTTGCCTTGAGGAGTTGAACCTGGAGTCTTGCCGTCATTTGAGAAGTGCTCCCAGTCATTTTCCATCTCTGAAAAAGTTGGTGATTGATGGCATGAATAGCGGAGGTCCAATAGCAAGTATTCTGAGCAATAGTCTGACCACTCTCACTTCTCTCAAGATAGGCAGAGTGAGTGGACTTACCTGTTTGCCGGAAAGGTTGTTAAAAAACAATCAGATTCTTTCATATTTGGAGATAACAGATTGTGAGGAGTTAACTTGTATTGCTCCTCCCCAATCACAAGGGTTTGACTACTGCTGCACATCTCTTCAGGTACTGAATATTTTGAGGTGTCCTAAGCTGACATGTGTacctgtctctctctctcttgaggCGTTGTCTATACGTGGTTGCCACGGTCTAGAGTCCATCCCATTCATCCCTGAGCACGGTGGTCTCCCATCTCTACGCCAATTGGAGATCACTGATTGGCCTGAGTTATCCAGTCTACCTGATGGGCTACAATACTGCACATCTCTTCAACAATTGCACATAGAGACCTGCCCAAAGATAACGTCCATTCCAATTCCATCTGAGGGACTCCCATCCCTTAATCGACTGTGTCTTCGGCAGTGTCCTGAATTATCAAGCTTACCGAGTGGACTAGGCTGCTGCACCTCTCTCGCTTATTTGTCAATAGAAGAGTGCCCTAAGGTAACATCCATTCCAATTGGCAGTCTCAGTACAACCCTCCGATGGTTGCATGTAAACAATCTAGAGTATTTTCCAATTTTACACGGCGGCTTCATATCCCTCCGTCATTTGGAAATCGAGGGATGTCAGAGTACACAAATTGATCTGCAATTTTGTGCCTCTCTTGAGGTTTTGACAATAAGTGATTGTCCTAATCTAGAGACTGTTCCAAGTTTAGACAAGCTCACATCCCTCCGTCAGTTGATAATAATTCATTGTTCCAGATTAACATGTCTACCCAGTGGGTTAGCAATGGCATCCCACACGTATTCACCCGTCTCCAGTCATTGA